In Micromonospora cremea, the genomic window CACCCGGAACGTCGTCTCGGTGCCGTCGCCGAACGCCGCCGAGCCGCCGGCGGCACCCTGCACCACGTGCGCGCTGGTCAGCAGCAGGCCGTCGGTGCCCACGGTGACCGCGGAGCCGGCGCCGGCACCGCGCGCGGTCCGCACCGACAGGGCGGCCACGCTGGGCAGCACGCGGGCCGCCACGGTCGTGACCACCCGGGAGTACGCGTCCAGTGCGGCCTCCTCGGCCGGGTCGGACGTGGTGTGATCGGTGTCCATGCCCGGCCCAACGCCACCCGCGGCCCCGGCATGCCCCGATCCGCCGAGAGCGAACATCGACCGGCGCCGTGTCAACAAGGGGCCCCTGTACCACCGGAGGCGCTGATACGGCCTTACCCGGCCAGGGGGCGGGTGTAGCGGAGTTGTGGGGTGAGGGCGGCGCCGATGTGCTCCTCGCCTTCGGCACCCGTGGGGGTCCAGCCGCCGCGCTGGTAGAAGGCGCGGGCGTGGGCGTTGTCGCGGAGCACCCAGAGCACCGCTCGCCGCCAGCCCCGCGCCCGCATGGCGTCCAGCGCGTCCACCATCAGCAGGCGGCCGATGCCCCGTCCCTGCTCGGCCGGGTCCAGGTGGATGGCGTTGAGCAGCCCGGTCGCGGGGTCGTCCTCGTCGTCCGGGCCCAGGTGGCTGAACCCGACCAGCGTCCCGGCGCGCTCCGCCACGGTCAGCCGGTGGGTGTCCCGCTCCCAGATCCACCGTTCGGTCCAGTACCGGCCCATCGCTTCCGGCGTCGGGTCGGCCAGCGCCTCGGCCGGCAGGAAGGAGGAGTATGCGGCGACCCGGGAGCGCTGGTGCAGGGCACCCACCCCCATCAGGTCGTCACCGGTGGCGGGGCGGAGCGTGACGGTCACCCGGCCGAGGTTACCCGGCGTGGTGGGAGCTGCACGATGGTCAGGTCCTCGGCGATGATCAGGTCGCCGTCGAAGTGCGCGCGCGCCTCGTCGTGGAACCGGAGCGGGTCGGAATACCGCTGGGAGAAGTGGGTGAGCACCAGCCGGCGCACCCCGGATTCGGTTGCCACCCGGGCGGCCTGCGCCGCGGTCAGGTGGCCGACCTCGGCGGCGAGCGCCGCCTCCGACTCCAGGAAGGTCGACTCGATGACCAGCAGGTCGGCGTGCTCGGCCAGGGCGTAGACGCCGTCGCAGAGGCCGGTGTCCATCACGAAGGCGAACCGTTGCCCCGGCCGGGGCACGCTCACCTCGTCCCGGGTGACGCGGCGTCCGTCCAGGTCCAGGTGCCCCACCCGGATCAGCTCGCCGACGGCCGGCCCGGCGATGCCGTACTCGGCCAGCTTCTCCGGCAGCATCCGGTAGCCGTCCGGCTCGACCAGCCGGTAGCCGTACGTCTCGATGGGGTGCCGCAGCCGGCGCGCCTCCAGCGTGCCGCAGCCCAGGGTGATCCGCTGCCCGTCGGTCTCGATCGGCTCGACCCGCAGTTCGGCGGTCTCGTAGAAGGAGGTGGCGTGCCGCAGCCGGGCGAAGTATTCGGCGCCGCCGGCCGGGAAGTGCACGGCGACCGAATGCGTCACCCGGTCCAGCGAGAGCCGCTGGATGGTGCCGGGCAGACCCAGGCAGTGGTCGCCGTGGAAGTGGGTGACGCAGATCCGGGTCAGGTCGGTGGCGGTGACCGTGGTGTGCAGAAGTTGCCGCTGGCTGCCCTCGCCCGGGTCGAAGAGGATCACCTCGTCGTCCCAGCGCAGCACGTACCCGTTGTGGTTGCGCCGCCGGGTCGGTGCCTGGCTGGCCGTTCCGAGCACCACCAGCTCGCGCATCGACACGGTGCTCTCCTCCGGCTGACCTGACCGGCCCGGCCCCTGCCGGCAGATGAAGCGACCCCCGGGGTGTTCCGCGCTTTCGCGCGGGCCG contains:
- a CDS encoding GNAT family N-acetyltransferase; this encodes MTVTLRPATGDDLMGVGALHQRSRVAAYSSFLPAEALADPTPEAMGRYWTERWIWERDTHRLTVAERAGTLVGFSHLGPDDEDDPATGLLNAIHLDPAEQGRGIGRLLMVDALDAMRARGWRRAVLWVLRDNAHARAFYQRGGWTPTGAEGEEHIGAALTPQLRYTRPLAG
- a CDS encoding ribonuclease Z, encoding MSMRELVVLGTASQAPTRRRNHNGYVLRWDDEVILFDPGEGSQRQLLHTTVTATDLTRICVTHFHGDHCLGLPGTIQRLSLDRVTHSVAVHFPAGGAEYFARLRHATSFYETAELRVEPIETDGQRITLGCGTLEARRLRHPIETYGYRLVEPDGYRMLPEKLAEYGIAGPAVGELIRVGHLDLDGRRVTRDEVSVPRPGQRFAFVMDTGLCDGVYALAEHADLLVIESTFLESEAALAAEVGHLTAAQAARVATESGVRRLVLTHFSQRYSDPLRFHDEARAHFDGDLIIAEDLTIVQLPPRRVTSAG